In a genomic window of Tachysurus vachellii isolate PV-2020 chromosome 13, HZAU_Pvac_v1, whole genome shotgun sequence:
- the ckmt1 gene encoding creatine kinase, mitochondrial 1 has protein sequence MASSFARILSSKRSVGLLSLVGAGSLSVGLYLNREHVSAGAQGRRQYPASAEYPDLRKHNNCMASHLTPAVYAKLCEKATPNGFTLDQAIQTGVDNPGHPFIKTVGMVAGDEESYEVFADIFDPVIVERHNGYDPRTMKHPTDLDYTKIRGGVFEDKYVLSSRVRTGRSIRGLSLPPACTRAERREVERVVVNALAGLQANLAGKYYSLVEMTEKEQQQLIDDHFLFDKPVSPLLTCAGMARDWPDARGIWHNNEKTFLVWVNEEDHTRVISMEKGGNMKRVFERFAKGLKEVERLIQEKGWEFMWNEHLGYILTCPSNLGTGLRAGVHINLPRLSKDPRFPKILDNLRLQKRGTGGVDTAAVGSTFDISNLDRLGQSEVQLVQTVIDGINYLIECEKKLEKGQDIKIPDPIGQRK, from the exons ATGGCAAGCAGCTTCGCAAGGATTTTGTCCTCGAAAAGGAGCGTGGGTTTGCTGTCTCTGGTCGGCGCTGGATCTCTCAGTGTAGGATTATATCTGAACAGAGAGCATGTAAGCGCAGGAGCGCAGGGCCGAAGACAATACCCGGCCAG TGCGGAATACCCAGATTTACGAAAACACAACAACTGCATGGCCAGTCATCTGACACCTGCTGTATATGCAAAGCTGTGTGAAAAAGCCACTCCAAATGGCTTCACACTGGATCAGGCCATTCAGACAGGTGTGGACAACCCTGGGCATCCCTTCATCAAGACTGTGGGCATGGTGGCTGGAGATGAAGAGTCCTATGAG GTGTTTGCTGATATTTTTGACCCTGTCATCGTAGAGAGACACAACGGTTATGATCCACGCACTATGAAACATCCCACTGACCTGGATTACACTAAG ATACGTGGTGGTGTCTTTGAAGACAAGTACGTGTTGTCGTCACGAGTGAGGACGGGTCGCAGTATTCGAGGTCTGAGCCTGCCTCCTGCCTGCACGCGTGCTGAACGCAGAGAGGTGGAGCGGGTGGTGGTGAATGCCCTCGCTGGCCTACAAGCGAACCTAGCAGGCAAATACTACAGTCTGGTTGAAATGACTGAaaaggaacagcagcagcttattgat GATCATTTCCTGTTTGATAAGCCAGTTTCACCCCTTCTGACATGCGCAGGAATGGCACGGGATTGGCCTGATGCCAGAGGCATCTG GCATAACAATGAGAAGACATTCTTGGTGTGGGTTAATGAGGAGGACCACACTCGGGTGATCTCCATGGAGAAAGGAGGCAACATGAAGAGGGTTTTTGAGCGTTTCGCTAAGGGCCTAAAAGAG GTGGAGAGGCTGATTCAGGAGAAAGGCTGGGAGTTCATGTGGAATGAACATCTGGGTTACATCCTCACCTGCCCTTCTAACCTGGGCACAGGCCTTCGCGCTGGAGTCCATATTAATCTACCTCGCCTCAGCAAG GATCCTCGCTTTCCCAAGATCCTCGATAACTTGCGGCTGCAGAAAAGAGGCACTGGAGGAGTGGACACTGCAGCCGTAGGGAGCACATTTGATATTTCTAACTTGGACAGACTTGGCCAGTCAGAG gTCCAGCTGGTCCAGACGGTTATTGATGGAATAAACTACCTGATTGAGTGTGAGAAGAAGCTAGAAAAGGGCCAAGACATCAAGATCCCTGACCCTATTGGCCAGAGGAAGTAG